A single region of the Rhodococcus sp. W8901 genome encodes:
- the mmsB gene encoding 3-hydroxyisobutyrate dehydrogenase encodes MSSTDVTVGFVGLGHMGGPMAANLAKAGYRVNGFDLAEAALDQARRDGVTVAPSAHAAATDADVVITMLPSGKHVLDLYESGLLAAARPGTLFVDCSTIDVADARAAHELAELAGHRSVDAPVSGGVMGASAGTLAFMVGGADEDFEAAHPLLEVMGRKVVHCGGPGVGQAAKICNNMILGVSMIAISEAFVLGEKLGLSNQALFDVASNASGQCWALTTNCPVPGPVPTSPANNNYQPGFAAALMDKDLGLASNALRANGVDAELGMRAAELYRRFHETGHGGEDFSAIIRDIRDRSNGGTR; translated from the coding sequence ATGAGCAGTACCGATGTCACCGTAGGGTTCGTCGGACTAGGCCACATGGGCGGTCCGATGGCCGCGAACCTGGCGAAGGCGGGCTACCGCGTCAACGGGTTCGACCTCGCCGAGGCCGCGCTCGACCAGGCCCGCCGAGACGGCGTGACCGTCGCCCCGTCGGCGCACGCCGCGGCCACCGACGCCGATGTCGTCATCACGATGCTGCCCAGCGGCAAGCACGTGCTGGACCTGTACGAGAGTGGGCTGCTGGCGGCAGCGCGGCCGGGCACGCTGTTCGTGGACTGCTCCACGATCGACGTCGCCGACGCCCGCGCGGCCCACGAGCTGGCCGAGCTGGCCGGACACCGCAGCGTCGACGCTCCGGTGTCGGGCGGTGTCATGGGCGCGAGCGCGGGCACCCTCGCGTTCATGGTCGGCGGCGCCGACGAGGACTTCGAGGCGGCGCACCCGCTGCTCGAGGTGATGGGCCGCAAGGTGGTCCACTGCGGCGGTCCGGGCGTCGGCCAGGCGGCGAAGATCTGCAACAACATGATCCTCGGCGTCTCGATGATCGCGATCAGCGAGGCGTTCGTGCTGGGCGAGAAGCTGGGCCTGAGCAACCAGGCACTGTTCGACGTCGCATCCAACGCGTCGGGGCAGTGCTGGGCGCTCACCACCAACTGCCCGGTCCCGGGACCGGTGCCGACGAGCCCGGCGAACAACAACTACCAGCCGGGGTTCGCGGCGGCGCTCATGGACAAGGATCTCGGTCTGGCATCGAACGCGTTGCGCGCCAACGGTGTCGATGCCGAGCTCGGCATGCGCGCGGCCGAGCTGTACCGGCGGTTCCACGAGACCGGACACGGCGGCGAGGACTTCTCGGCGATCATCAGGGACATCAGGGACAGGTCGAACGGAGGCACTCGATGA
- a CDS encoding enoyl-CoA hydratase produces MTDYETILVGRTGRVGMITLNRPEALNALNAQLMSEVVAAVDDFERDRGIGAILITGSDRAFAAGADIKEMQSKSFMEMYLDDWFSAWDRLAAARKPIVAAVAGYALGGGCELAMMCDVLLAADSAKFGQPEIKLGVLPGIGGSQRLTRAVGKAKAMDLCLTGRTIDAEEAERAGLVARVVPAIDLMDEAIATASKIADMSLPIAMMVKESVNRAFESTLSEGVRFERRVFHSAFATQDQKEGMAAFTEKRDPNFGHH; encoded by the coding sequence ATGACGGACTACGAGACCATTCTGGTCGGACGCACGGGGCGGGTGGGCATGATCACGCTCAACCGTCCCGAGGCGCTCAATGCGCTGAACGCGCAGTTGATGTCGGAGGTGGTGGCCGCCGTCGACGACTTCGAGCGCGACCGCGGTATCGGCGCCATCCTGATCACCGGCTCGGATCGCGCGTTCGCGGCCGGCGCCGACATCAAGGAGATGCAGAGCAAGTCGTTCATGGAGATGTACCTCGACGACTGGTTCTCGGCGTGGGACCGGCTGGCCGCGGCCCGCAAGCCCATCGTCGCCGCCGTCGCCGGGTATGCGCTCGGGGGCGGCTGTGAGCTCGCGATGATGTGCGACGTGCTGCTCGCCGCGGATTCGGCGAAGTTCGGTCAGCCCGAGATCAAGCTGGGTGTCCTCCCGGGTATCGGTGGCTCGCAGCGACTCACGCGGGCCGTCGGGAAGGCGAAGGCGATGGACCTGTGCCTCACCGGGCGGACGATTGACGCCGAGGAGGCCGAGCGGGCCGGTCTGGTCGCGCGGGTGGTCCCGGCGATCGACCTCATGGACGAGGCCATCGCCACGGCGTCGAAGATCGCCGACATGTCGCTGCCGATCGCGATGATGGTCAAGGAATCCGTCAACCGCGCGTTCGAATCGACGCTGTCCGAGGGCGTGCGCTTCGAGCGGCGAGTGTTCCACTCGGCGTTCGCAACCCAGGATCAGAAGGAAGGCATGGCCGCCTTCACCGAGAAGCGGGATCCCAACTTCGGGCACCACTGA
- a CDS encoding MarR family winged helix-turn-helix transcriptional regulator, which translates to MPSPSPLPLDPIEEAHRQWTQHGWGAVADGMAAVTSLMRAQQIMMARVEKALKPFGLTFSRYELLTLLTFTRSGALPMAKASARLQVHPTSVTNAVDRLEDAGLVRRVPHPTDRRATLVEISDEGRALALRATEALNAQVFAEPGLAPEQLDSLIRVLTELRYQAGDFDTGDQPGKWH; encoded by the coding sequence ATGCCGTCACCGTCACCACTGCCGCTGGATCCGATCGAGGAAGCGCACCGCCAGTGGACGCAGCACGGCTGGGGCGCAGTGGCCGACGGCATGGCGGCCGTGACGTCGCTGATGCGGGCTCAGCAGATCATGATGGCGCGCGTCGAGAAGGCACTGAAACCGTTCGGGCTCACCTTCTCCCGCTACGAACTACTCACGCTGCTGACGTTCACTCGCTCCGGCGCCCTGCCGATGGCGAAGGCCAGTGCCCGCCTGCAGGTCCACCCGACGAGTGTCACCAACGCCGTGGACCGCCTCGAGGACGCGGGTCTGGTCCGGCGGGTGCCGCACCCGACCGACCGGCGTGCCACCCTCGTCGAGATCTCCGACGAGGGGCGCGCCCTCGCGCTGCGGGCGACCGAGGCGCTCAACGCGCAGGTGTTCGCCGAACCCGGACTCGCCCCCGAGCAGTTGGATTCATTGATCCGCGTCCTCACCGAACTGCGCTATCAGGCAGGCGATTTCGACACCGGCGACCAGCCGGGCAAGTGGCACTGA
- a CDS encoding tellurite resistance TerB family protein yields the protein MGFWDQLKSKTQEMSGQLQTKTAQFKNKEFANGSMAMCALIAAADGSIDPSERQKTAALIMNNQSLQVFDSSELREKFDWYCDKLAGDFDFGKVEATATIGKLKSKPEQARAVIQIGIIIGGADGNFDQHEKAAVKEACFAVGIDPSEFEL from the coding sequence ATGGGATTTTGGGATCAGCTCAAGTCGAAGACCCAGGAAATGAGCGGACAGCTTCAGACGAAGACCGCGCAGTTCAAGAACAAGGAATTCGCGAACGGCTCCATGGCGATGTGCGCGCTGATCGCGGCCGCCGACGGCAGCATCGATCCGTCCGAGCGTCAGAAGACGGCAGCGCTCATCATGAACAACCAGTCGCTGCAGGTGTTCGACTCCTCCGAACTGCGTGAGAAGTTCGACTGGTACTGCGACAAGCTGGCCGGAGACTTCGACTTCGGCAAGGTCGAGGCCACCGCGACGATCGGCAAGCTGAAGTCCAAGCCGGAGCAGGCGCGCGCGGTCATCCAGATCGGCATCATCATCGGTGGCGCGGACGGCAACTTCGACCAGCACGAGAAGGCCGCCGTCAAGGAGGCCTGCTTCGCGGTCGGCATCGATCCGTCCGAGTTCGAGCTCTGA
- a CDS encoding TerD family protein → MAIDYTRRPSTPPAGATPQGGVNLSKISLTKSAPSVSLTKAGERQGKMRVNLNWSQGGEPQKKGFFAKLTGGGGGVDLDLGCLYELTDGSKGVIQALGNSFGALDTAPFVQLDGDDRSGAVSGGENMHVNLDRPEMFRRVLIFAMIYQGAPNWAAVDGVVTLFPTVGPQVEVRLDSADNNARICAIAMLENNGNGITVNRLVNYINGSQSDLDAAYGWGMQWQAGRK, encoded by the coding sequence ATGGCCATCGACTACACCCGCCGCCCCAGCACTCCCCCGGCCGGCGCGACGCCGCAGGGCGGTGTGAACCTCAGCAAGATCAGCCTGACCAAGAGTGCACCGTCGGTCAGCCTCACGAAGGCCGGTGAGCGCCAGGGCAAGATGCGCGTGAACCTCAACTGGTCGCAGGGCGGTGAGCCCCAGAAGAAGGGCTTCTTCGCCAAGCTGACCGGAGGCGGTGGCGGGGTCGACCTCGACCTGGGCTGCCTCTACGAGCTGACTGACGGATCCAAGGGCGTCATCCAGGCGCTGGGCAACAGCTTCGGTGCGCTCGACACCGCACCTTTCGTCCAACTCGACGGCGACGACCGGAGCGGTGCCGTCTCCGGCGGCGAGAACATGCACGTCAACCTGGACCGGCCGGAGATGTTCCGGCGGGTGCTGATCTTCGCGATGATCTACCAGGGTGCCCCCAACTGGGCGGCCGTCGACGGCGTCGTGACGCTGTTCCCGACGGTGGGTCCGCAGGTCGAGGTCCGCCTCGACTCGGCCGACAACAATGCCCGCATCTGCGCGATCGCGATGCTCGAGAACAACGGCAACGGCATCACGGTCAACCGTCTGGTCAACTACATCAACGGCAGCCAGTCCGACCTGGACGCCGCCTACGGGTGGGGTATGCAGTGGCAGGCAGGCCGTAAGTAG
- a CDS encoding DUF475 domain-containing protein, translating to MVLRIFGVSLVVTVLSLIVAGIYGGPEAVFLVAILSILEISLSFDNAVINATVLQRMSEFWQKIFLTVGIVIAVFGMRLVFPLVIVWVASGLGPVEAMRLALNPPADGASHFPDGSASYETILTDAHPQIAAFGGMFLLMLFLNFIFESREITWLSWLERPLAKIGKLDQLEVVVAGALLLATAFLFADDDNRGTIMVAGVAGLILYIVVNGLGELFNLPEEGEEAEPSRGPSNLAKATGKAGFFLFLYLEVLDASFSFDGVIGAFAITADPIIIALGLGFVGAMFVRSITVFLVRKGTLSEYVYLEHGAHWAIGALAVILLVSIGVHVNELITGLVGILLIGAAFISSLVRNRKAGKDGDAVAERTPASVG from the coding sequence ATGGTTCTCCGCATTTTCGGCGTCTCCTTAGTCGTCACTGTGCTCTCTCTCATCGTGGCTGGGATCTACGGCGGCCCCGAGGCCGTCTTCCTGGTCGCGATCCTGTCCATCCTCGAGATCTCCCTGTCCTTCGACAACGCCGTGATCAACGCCACCGTCCTGCAGAGGATGAGTGAGTTCTGGCAGAAGATCTTCCTCACGGTCGGCATCGTGATCGCGGTGTTCGGCATGCGACTGGTCTTCCCGCTGGTGATCGTCTGGGTCGCCTCCGGCCTGGGCCCGGTCGAGGCGATGCGCCTCGCTCTCAATCCGCCGGCCGACGGCGCGTCGCACTTCCCGGACGGCAGCGCGAGCTACGAGACGATCCTCACCGATGCGCATCCGCAGATCGCCGCGTTCGGTGGCATGTTCCTGCTGATGCTGTTCCTGAACTTCATCTTCGAATCGCGCGAGATCACCTGGCTCAGCTGGCTCGAGCGCCCGCTGGCCAAGATCGGCAAGCTCGATCAGCTCGAGGTCGTCGTCGCCGGCGCCCTGCTACTGGCGACCGCGTTCCTGTTCGCCGACGACGACAACCGCGGCACCATCATGGTGGCCGGTGTGGCCGGCCTGATCCTCTACATCGTCGTCAACGGCCTGGGCGAGTTGTTCAACCTGCCGGAGGAGGGCGAGGAGGCCGAACCGTCACGTGGGCCGTCCAACCTGGCGAAGGCCACCGGTAAGGCCGGCTTCTTCCTGTTCCTCTACCTCGAGGTTCTCGACGCGTCGTTCTCGTTCGACGGTGTGATCGGCGCCTTCGCGATCACCGCGGATCCGATCATCATCGCCCTGGGCCTCGGTTTCGTCGGCGCCATGTTCGTGCGCTCGATCACCGTGTTCCTCGTCCGCAAGGGCACGCTCTCGGAGTACGTCTACCTCGAGCACGGCGCGCACTGGGCCATCGGCGCCCTCGCGGTGATCCTGCTCGTGTCGATCGGCGTGCACGTCAACGAGCTGATCACGGGCCTCGTCGGCATCCTCCTCATCGGGGCCGCGTTCATCTCCAGCCTCGTCCGTAACCGCAAGGCCGGCAAGGACGGCGACGCTGTCGCCGAGCGCACTCCCGCCTCAGTCGGCTGA
- a CDS encoding TerD family protein, whose amino-acid sequence MSVTLTKGGNVSLSKQTDNLTTVAVGLGWDERATTGVAYDLDASALLTGATGKVLSDRHFVFYNNLRSPDGSVEHTGDNLTGDGDGDDEVINVDLIALPADVTNIFFPVSIHEADARGQSFGQVRNAYIRVVDRNTGIELARYDLSEDASTETAMVFGEVYRRGAEWKFRAIGQGYASGLAGIARDYGVNLG is encoded by the coding sequence ATGAGCGTCACGCTCACCAAGGGGGGCAACGTCTCCCTCTCGAAGCAGACCGACAACCTCACCACAGTCGCTGTCGGCCTCGGCTGGGACGAACGGGCCACCACCGGAGTCGCCTACGACCTCGACGCCTCGGCTCTACTGACCGGCGCGACCGGAAAGGTCCTCTCCGACCGGCATTTCGTCTTCTACAACAATCTGCGATCACCCGACGGTTCGGTCGAACACACCGGAGACAACCTCACGGGTGACGGCGACGGCGACGACGAGGTCATCAACGTCGACCTGATCGCCCTGCCGGCCGATGTGACCAACATCTTCTTCCCGGTGTCGATCCACGAGGCCGATGCGCGCGGTCAGTCCTTCGGCCAGGTCCGCAACGCCTACATCCGCGTCGTCGATCGCAACACCGGAATCGAGCTCGCCCGCTACGACCTGTCCGAGGACGCGTCCACCGAGACCGCGATGGTCTTCGGCGAGGTCTACCGCCGCGGTGCCGAGTGGAAGTTCCGCGCCATCGGGCAGGGCTACGCCTCCGGCCTGGCCGGCATCGCCCGCGACTACGGCGTGAACCTCGGCTGA
- a CDS encoding TerD family protein → MGVSLTKGGNVSLTKEAPNLTAVAVGLGWDVRSTTGTDFDLDASAIGAGADKKVISDQHFIFFNNLRSPDGSIEHAGDNTTGAGDGDDEVINVDLAAVPANIESIFFPVSIYDADTRAQSFGQVRNAYIRVVDRANGNELARYDLSEDASTETAMVFGELYRHGAEWKFRAVGQGYASGLAGIARDYGVNV, encoded by the coding sequence ATGGGTGTCAGCTTGACCAAGGGCGGAAACGTCTCCCTCACGAAAGAGGCGCCGAACCTCACGGCGGTTGCAGTCGGTCTCGGCTGGGACGTGCGCAGCACCACCGGCACGGATTTCGATCTCGACGCGAGCGCGATCGGCGCGGGCGCCGACAAGAAGGTAATCTCCGACCAGCACTTCATCTTCTTCAACAACCTGCGCTCGCCCGACGGCTCGATCGAGCACGCCGGCGACAACACCACGGGTGCGGGCGACGGCGACGACGAGGTCATCAACGTCGATCTCGCGGCCGTTCCGGCGAACATCGAGAGCATCTTCTTCCCGGTCTCGATCTACGATGCCGACACCCGCGCACAGTCGTTCGGCCAGGTCCGCAACGCCTACATCCGCGTCGTCGACCGCGCCAACGGCAACGAGCTGGCCCGCTACGACCTGTCCGAGGACGCCTCGACCGAGACCGCGATGGTCTTCGGCGAGCTGTACCGCCACGGCGCCGAGTGGAAGTTCCGCGCGGTCGGCCAAGGCTACGCCTCCGGTCTGGCCGGCATCGCCCGCGACTACGGCGTCAACGTCTAG
- a CDS encoding HpcH/HpaI aldolase/citrate lyase family protein, with protein sequence MRHFHQLDAAAAETLFLHPTEAFDDSADRDLLAVALGATLYVPATRDDLTATILRRGSEGVCSMVLDLEDAVADDEVEAGMANAVAALDELAGTVAANMLLFVRVRTPDGIRAITDAITTGVVALTGFVVPKFTSASGAFLDEIADASDRLGKHLYAMPVLESPELVHRQSRDAELHAVGELLARHRDRVLAVRLGATDMCSTFGIRRDRDLTIYDVRVVVDVIADVVNYLGRADGTGFVITGPVWEYFADHERMFRPMLRATPFAEHDAVLFRQQLVSRDLDGLLREIALDRANGIQGKTVIHPSHVAAVHALSAVTHEEYHDALDILGSEAVGGVQASGYRNKMNEVRPHRNWAEATLRRARVFGVTNKGVTFVDLLTALVTR encoded by the coding sequence ATGAGGCATTTCCATCAACTCGACGCGGCGGCCGCCGAGACGCTGTTCCTGCATCCGACCGAGGCGTTCGACGACAGCGCGGACCGGGATCTGCTGGCCGTCGCGCTCGGTGCGACGCTGTACGTGCCGGCCACGCGTGACGACCTCACCGCGACGATCCTGCGTCGCGGCAGCGAGGGCGTCTGCTCGATGGTGCTCGATCTCGAGGACGCCGTCGCGGACGACGAGGTCGAAGCGGGCATGGCCAATGCAGTTGCGGCGCTGGACGAGCTCGCCGGGACCGTGGCGGCGAACATGCTGCTGTTCGTGCGGGTCCGGACGCCGGACGGTATCCGGGCGATCACCGACGCAATCACCACCGGCGTCGTCGCGCTGACCGGGTTCGTCGTTCCGAAGTTCACCAGTGCTAGCGGCGCGTTCCTCGACGAGATCGCGGACGCGTCCGACCGGCTCGGCAAGCACCTGTACGCGATGCCGGTACTCGAGTCGCCGGAGTTGGTGCACCGGCAGAGCCGCGACGCCGAGTTGCATGCGGTCGGTGAACTGCTCGCGCGACATCGTGACCGCGTCCTCGCGGTCAGACTCGGCGCGACCGACATGTGCAGCACGTTCGGGATCCGCCGGGACCGGGACCTCACCATCTACGACGTCCGAGTGGTCGTCGACGTGATCGCCGACGTCGTGAACTACCTGGGCCGCGCGGACGGGACGGGCTTCGTCATCACCGGCCCGGTGTGGGAGTACTTCGCCGACCACGAGCGAATGTTCCGGCCGATGCTCCGGGCCACCCCGTTCGCCGAACACGACGCGGTGCTCTTCCGCCAGCAGCTCGTCAGTCGCGACCTCGACGGGCTGTTGCGCGAGATCGCCCTGGATCGGGCGAACGGCATCCAGGGCAAGACCGTCATCCACCCGTCCCACGTGGCGGCGGTCCATGCGCTGTCCGCGGTCACGCACGAGGAGTACCACGACGCGCTCGACATCCTCGGCAGCGAGGCGGTCGGTGGTGTACAAGCGTCGGGATACAGGAACAAGATGAACGAGGTTCGCCCACACCGGAACTGGGCCGAGGCGACACTGCGCCGTGCCCGGGTGTTCGGGGTCACCAACAAGGGCGTGACGTTCGTCGACCTGTTGACCGCGCTGGTGACGCGGTGA
- a CDS encoding phosphoribosyltransferase family protein has protein sequence MTAPGAPVVESWATREFGLALDHVDSDAGYTVPQLVEPGLRRNPRRAHLLVSTVLGKHLPTAPDVVIAAGDRLGDLVLAALGVPAERESEVDVTVLGFAETATGLGHCVATRMRARCYLHSTRRDVPGARTFAGFEEGHSHATSHLLQPTSPDLLADDCPMILVDDEISTGATAVDAIRALHAHHPRGRYIVASLVDMRTGRHRDQTEAAAADLGVTIDFVSLASGRTVLPEGLIERVVALPDPVLNPISGDRGTVERIELPWPAAVPDGGRHGFLHSDADDFDAAITAAATELATRVDPDHPAVVIGHEELMYLPLRLAAALGASGREVRFQTTTRSPAYVLDEPGYPLRRGYTFVAPEGDDTAARYLYNAHWPDDPAVRPLLIVVADSPADTDRLHVGGGLLDVLTAAGNDVLLAVVPAADPRYLARMRQDPA, from the coding sequence GTGACGGCTCCGGGGGCGCCGGTCGTCGAGTCGTGGGCGACGCGTGAGTTCGGGCTCGCGCTCGACCACGTCGATTCGGACGCCGGCTACACCGTCCCGCAACTCGTCGAGCCGGGACTGCGTCGCAATCCGCGTCGCGCGCACCTGCTGGTGTCGACGGTCCTCGGCAAGCATCTGCCGACCGCGCCCGACGTCGTCATCGCGGCCGGTGACCGGCTCGGTGACCTGGTGCTCGCGGCGCTGGGGGTCCCCGCCGAACGCGAATCCGAAGTCGATGTCACCGTCCTCGGATTCGCCGAGACGGCGACCGGTCTCGGGCACTGCGTCGCCACCCGGATGCGAGCCCGCTGCTATCTGCATTCGACCCGGCGCGACGTGCCCGGGGCCCGGACCTTCGCCGGGTTCGAGGAGGGGCACTCCCACGCGACGAGCCATCTCCTGCAACCCACGTCGCCGGATCTGCTGGCGGACGACTGTCCGATGATCCTCGTCGACGACGAGATCTCCACCGGTGCAACGGCTGTCGACGCCATTCGTGCGCTGCACGCGCATCATCCGCGAGGTCGCTACATCGTCGCGTCGCTGGTCGACATGCGGACCGGACGCCACCGTGACCAGACAGAGGCTGCCGCAGCCGATCTCGGGGTCACCATCGACTTCGTGAGCCTCGCGAGCGGGCGCACCGTCCTCCCCGAGGGGCTGATCGAGCGGGTCGTCGCCCTGCCGGACCCGGTTCTCAACCCGATCTCCGGTGACCGCGGCACGGTCGAACGCATCGAGTTGCCGTGGCCGGCGGCGGTACCCGACGGTGGACGGCACGGATTTCTGCACTCCGACGCCGACGACTTCGACGCGGCGATCACGGCGGCGGCGACGGAACTGGCCACCCGCGTCGACCCCGACCACCCGGCCGTCGTCATCGGTCACGAAGAGCTGATGTACCTGCCGCTGCGACTGGCGGCCGCGCTCGGCGCGAGCGGTCGAGAGGTTCGGTTCCAGACCACCACGCGCTCACCGGCGTACGTGCTCGACGAGCCCGGGTACCCGCTGCGCCGCGGATACACCTTCGTCGCGCCCGAAGGGGACGACACCGCGGCGCGGTATCTCTACAACGCCCACTGGCCCGACGATCCGGCGGTGCGTCCGCTGCTGATCGTCGTCGCGGATTCTCCCGCCGACACCGACCGCCTTCACGTCGGAGGAGGGCTCCTCGACGTGCTGACCGCGGCGGGCAACGACGTCCTGCTCGCGGTGGTCCCGGCTGCCGACCCTCGGTACCTCGCCCGCATGCGACAGGATCCGGCGTGA
- a CDS encoding cysteine protease StiP family protein, with amino-acid sequence MTAPLTGPDFGSYPAADVRWLLKDLSGVDLEADVAERERRIQSGRAHYAESLPIEYQPDAQYRELFDKVLVESAERLARAVGVVTELILEERGHDITLVSLARAGTPIGILMRRWAMRMHGLDLPHYAVSIVRDRGIDTAALDYLAAHHDPASVVFVDGWTGKGAITRELDAALAAYAASGGAVFDPDLAVLADPGSCARTYGTRDDFLIASACLNSTVSGLVSRTVLNDALIAPGEFHGAKFYRELAAADVSNDLLDTIGACFPDVQATVEGDVAAIRSGDRTPTWAGWASVEEIRARYDISTINYVKPGVGETTRVLLRRVPWKVLVRDLDAPEHAHIRLLADARGVPVEVVPDLAYSCMGLIKDVT; translated from the coding sequence GTGACCGCGCCGTTGACCGGCCCCGACTTCGGCTCGTACCCGGCGGCCGACGTCCGCTGGTTGCTCAAGGACCTGTCCGGGGTGGATCTCGAGGCCGATGTCGCCGAACGTGAGCGGCGCATCCAGTCGGGCCGCGCGCACTACGCCGAATCGCTGCCCATCGAGTACCAGCCGGACGCGCAGTACCGGGAGCTCTTCGACAAGGTCCTCGTCGAGAGTGCCGAGCGCCTGGCCCGGGCGGTGGGTGTGGTCACCGAACTCATTCTCGAGGAGCGGGGCCACGACATCACGCTCGTCTCCCTCGCACGTGCCGGGACCCCGATCGGGATCCTGATGCGCCGGTGGGCGATGCGCATGCACGGACTCGACCTGCCGCACTACGCGGTGTCGATCGTCCGGGATCGCGGGATCGACACTGCGGCGCTGGACTACCTTGCCGCCCATCATGATCCGGCGTCCGTCGTGTTCGTCGACGGTTGGACCGGCAAGGGTGCGATCACGCGGGAGCTCGACGCGGCGCTGGCGGCCTATGCCGCGTCGGGCGGGGCGGTGTTCGATCCCGACCTCGCGGTCCTGGCCGATCCGGGCTCGTGTGCGCGCACCTACGGCACCCGGGACGACTTCCTCATCGCGTCGGCGTGCCTCAATTCGACAGTCTCCGGACTCGTGTCGCGCACCGTCCTCAACGACGCACTGATCGCGCCCGGCGAGTTCCACGGCGCCAAGTTCTACCGCGAACTCGCCGCCGCCGACGTCTCCAACGATCTGCTCGACACGATCGGCGCCTGCTTCCCCGACGTGCAGGCGACCGTCGAGGGAGACGTCGCCGCCATCCGATCCGGCGACCGCACGCCGACCTGGGCGGGCTGGGCCTCGGTCGAGGAGATCCGCGCGCGGTACGACATCTCGACGATCAACTACGTCAAGCCCGGCGTGGGGGAGACCACCCGGGTGCTGCTGCGCCGCGTCCCGTGGAAGGTACTGGTCCGGGATCTCGATGCGCCCGAACACGCCCACATCCGTCTGCTCGCGGATGCCCGGGGCGTCCCGGTCGAGGTCGTGCCCGACCTCGCGTACTCCTGCATGGGCCTGATCAAGGATGTGACATGA
- a CDS encoding HAD family hydrolase, with the protein MTVLVATDLDRTMIYSRAAMGPDPTATDSDMRCVEHYDGAPLSFVTETGATLLQAVARAAVLVPTTTRTIEQFRRITLPGGPWRYAITSNGGNILVDGISDPRWRSGIDEATQRAGAELDEVTAALRSRISDDWVSNCRVADQLFCYLVVDLAALPGGFLAEWGAWCAARGWNVSRQGRKIYTMPNAVSKSAAVAEVRRRLIADGSIAADSMTLAAGDGALDADMLAAADAAIRPRHGELDALDWQHPHLTVTAGRGIAAGEEILRWFLRHAETARPAGPSASTATAPRT; encoded by the coding sequence ATGACCGTTCTCGTCGCCACCGACCTCGATCGGACGATGATCTATTCGCGGGCCGCGATGGGCCCGGACCCGACGGCCACCGACTCCGACATGCGCTGCGTCGAGCACTACGACGGCGCACCGCTGTCGTTCGTCACCGAGACCGGGGCGACGCTCCTGCAGGCCGTGGCGCGGGCTGCGGTGCTGGTCCCGACCACGACCCGCACGATCGAGCAGTTCCGCCGCATCACCCTGCCCGGCGGCCCGTGGCGGTACGCCATCACCAGCAACGGCGGCAACATCCTCGTCGACGGGATCTCGGATCCGCGGTGGCGGAGCGGCATCGACGAAGCCACGCAGCGCGCGGGTGCAGAGCTCGACGAGGTCACCGCCGCACTGCGGTCTCGGATCAGCGACGACTGGGTCAGCAACTGCCGCGTCGCCGACCAGCTCTTCTGTTATCTCGTGGTCGATCTCGCCGCGTTGCCGGGCGGCTTCCTCGCCGAGTGGGGTGCGTGGTGCGCCGCGCGCGGCTGGAACGTCTCCCGACAGGGCCGCAAGATCTACACGATGCCGAACGCGGTGTCGAAGAGTGCCGCGGTGGCCGAGGTTCGCCGACGTCTGATCGCCGACGGCTCCATCGCCGCGGATTCGATGACGCTCGCGGCCGGGGACGGCGCGCTCGATGCCGACATGCTCGCCGCCGCCGACGCCGCGATCCGGCCCCGGCACGGCGAACTCGACGCGTTGGACTGGCAGCACCCGCACCTGACCGTCACGGCCGGACGCGGAATCGCTGCGGGGGAGGAGATCCTGCGCTGGTTCCTCCGTCACGCCGAGACCGCTCGACCGGCCGGCCCGAGCGCGTCGACCGCCACCGCCCCGCGCACCTGA